A window of Symphalangus syndactylus isolate Jambi chromosome 24, NHGRI_mSymSyn1-v2.1_pri, whole genome shotgun sequence contains these coding sequences:
- the NSFL1C gene encoding NSFL1 cofactor p47 isoform X2 produces MAAERQEALREFVAVTGAEEDRARFFLESAGWDLQIALASFYEDGGDEDIVTISQATPSSVSRGTAPSDNRVTSFRDLIHDQDEDEEEEEGQRFYAGGSERSGQQIVGPPRKKSPNELVDDLFKGAKEHGAVAVERVTKSPGETSKPRPFAGGGYRLGAAPEEESAYVAGEKRQHSSQDVHVVLKLWKSGFSLDNGELRSYQDPSNAQFLESIRRGEVPAELRRLAHGGQVNLDMEDHRDEDFVKPKGAFKAFTGEGQKLGSTAPQVLSTSSPAQQAENEAKASSSILIDESEPTTNIQIRLADGGRLVQKFNHSHRISDIRLFIVDARPAMAATSFILMTTFPNKELADESQTLKEANLLNVVIVQRLT; encoded by the exons ATGGCGGCGGAGCGACAGGAGGCGCTGAGGGAGTTCGTGGCGGTGACGGGCGCCGAGGAGGACCGGGCCCGCTTCTTTCTCGAGTCTGCCGGCTGGGACTTGCAG ATCGCGCTAGCGAGCTTTTATGAGGACGGAGGGGATGAAGACATTGTGACCATTTCGCAGGCAACCCCCAGTTCAGTGTCCAGAGGCACAGCCCCCAG TGATAATAGAGTGACATCCTTCAGAGACCTCATTCATGACCAagatgaagatgaggaggaggaggaaggccaGAG GTTTTATGCTGGGGGCTCAGAGAGAAGTGGACAGCAGATTGTTGGCCCTCCCAGGAAGAAAAGTCCCAACGAGCTGGTGGATGATCTCTTTAAAGGTGCCAAAGAGCATGGAGCTGTAGCTGTGGAGCGAGTGACCAAGAGCCCTGGAGAGACCAGTAAACCGAGA CCATTTGCAGGAGGTGGCTACCGCCTTGGGGCAGCACCAGAGGAAGAGTCTGCCTATGTGGCAGGAGAAAAGAGGCAGCATTCCAGCCAAGAT GTCCATGTAGTATTGAAACTCTGGAAGAGTGGATTCAGCCTGGATAATGGAGAACTCAGAAGCTACCAAGACCCATCCAATGCCCAATTTCTGGAGTCTATCCGCAGAGG GGAGGTGCCAGCAGAGCTTCGGAGGCTAGCTCATGGTGGACAGGTGAACTTGGATATGGAGGACCATCGGGACGAGGACTTTGTGAAGCCGAAAGGAGCCTTCAAAGCCTTCACTGGCGAGGGTCAGAAACTGGGCAG cacTGCCCCCCAGGTGTTGAGTACCAGCTCTCCAGCCCAACAGGCAGAAAATGAAGCCAAAGCCAGCTCTTCCATCTTAATCGACGAATCAGAGCCTACCACAAACATCCAAATTCGGCTTGCAGACGGCGGGAGGCTGGTGCAGAAATTTAACCACAGCCACAG GATCAGCGACATCCGACTCTTCATCGTGGATGCCCGGCCAGCCATGGCTGCCACCAGCTTTATCCTCATGACTACTTTCCCGAACAAAGAGCTGGCTGATGAGAGCCAGACCCTGAAGGAAGCCAACCTGCTCAATGTTGTCATCGTGCAGCGGTTAACATAA
- the NSFL1C gene encoding NSFL1 cofactor p47 isoform X1 codes for MAAERQEALREFVAVTGAEEDRARFFLESAGWDLQIALASFYEDGGDEDIVTISQATPSSVSRGTAPSDNRVTSFRDLIHDQDEDEEEEEGQRSRFYAGGSERSGQQIVGPPRKKSPNELVDDLFKGAKEHGAVAVERVTKSPGETSKPRPFAGGGYRLGAAPEEESAYVAGEKRQHSSQDVHVVLKLWKSGFSLDNGELRSYQDPSNAQFLESIRRGEVPAELRRLAHGGQVNLDMEDHRDEDFVKPKGAFKAFTGEGQKLGSTAPQVLSTSSPAQQAENEAKASSSILIDESEPTTNIQIRLADGGRLVQKFNHSHRISDIRLFIVDARPAMAATSFILMTTFPNKELADESQTLKEANLLNVVIVQRLT; via the exons ATGGCGGCGGAGCGACAGGAGGCGCTGAGGGAGTTCGTGGCGGTGACGGGCGCCGAGGAGGACCGGGCCCGCTTCTTTCTCGAGTCTGCCGGCTGGGACTTGCAG ATCGCGCTAGCGAGCTTTTATGAGGACGGAGGGGATGAAGACATTGTGACCATTTCGCAGGCAACCCCCAGTTCAGTGTCCAGAGGCACAGCCCCCAG TGATAATAGAGTGACATCCTTCAGAGACCTCATTCATGACCAagatgaagatgaggaggaggaggaaggccaGAG GAGCAG GTTTTATGCTGGGGGCTCAGAGAGAAGTGGACAGCAGATTGTTGGCCCTCCCAGGAAGAAAAGTCCCAACGAGCTGGTGGATGATCTCTTTAAAGGTGCCAAAGAGCATGGAGCTGTAGCTGTGGAGCGAGTGACCAAGAGCCCTGGAGAGACCAGTAAACCGAGA CCATTTGCAGGAGGTGGCTACCGCCTTGGGGCAGCACCAGAGGAAGAGTCTGCCTATGTGGCAGGAGAAAAGAGGCAGCATTCCAGCCAAGAT GTCCATGTAGTATTGAAACTCTGGAAGAGTGGATTCAGCCTGGATAATGGAGAACTCAGAAGCTACCAAGACCCATCCAATGCCCAATTTCTGGAGTCTATCCGCAGAGG GGAGGTGCCAGCAGAGCTTCGGAGGCTAGCTCATGGTGGACAGGTGAACTTGGATATGGAGGACCATCGGGACGAGGACTTTGTGAAGCCGAAAGGAGCCTTCAAAGCCTTCACTGGCGAGGGTCAGAAACTGGGCAG cacTGCCCCCCAGGTGTTGAGTACCAGCTCTCCAGCCCAACAGGCAGAAAATGAAGCCAAAGCCAGCTCTTCCATCTTAATCGACGAATCAGAGCCTACCACAAACATCCAAATTCGGCTTGCAGACGGCGGGAGGCTGGTGCAGAAATTTAACCACAGCCACAG GATCAGCGACATCCGACTCTTCATCGTGGATGCCCGGCCAGCCATGGCTGCCACCAGCTTTATCCTCATGACTACTTTCCCGAACAAAGAGCTGGCTGATGAGAGCCAGACCCTGAAGGAAGCCAACCTGCTCAATGTTGTCATCGTGCAGCGGTTAACATAA
- the NSFL1C gene encoding NSFL1 cofactor p47 isoform X3: MAAERQEALREFVAVTGAEEDRARFFLESAGWDLQIALASFYEDGGDEDIVTISQATPSSVSRGTAPSDNRVTSFRDLIHDQDEDEEEEEGQRFYAGGSERSGQQIVGPPRKKSPNELVDDLFKGAKEHGAVAVERVTKSPGETSKPRVHVVLKLWKSGFSLDNGELRSYQDPSNAQFLESIRRGEVPAELRRLAHGGQVNLDMEDHRDEDFVKPKGAFKAFTGEGQKLGSTAPQVLSTSSPAQQAENEAKASSSILIDESEPTTNIQIRLADGGRLVQKFNHSHRISDIRLFIVDARPAMAATSFILMTTFPNKELADESQTLKEANLLNVVIVQRLT, encoded by the exons ATGGCGGCGGAGCGACAGGAGGCGCTGAGGGAGTTCGTGGCGGTGACGGGCGCCGAGGAGGACCGGGCCCGCTTCTTTCTCGAGTCTGCCGGCTGGGACTTGCAG ATCGCGCTAGCGAGCTTTTATGAGGACGGAGGGGATGAAGACATTGTGACCATTTCGCAGGCAACCCCCAGTTCAGTGTCCAGAGGCACAGCCCCCAG TGATAATAGAGTGACATCCTTCAGAGACCTCATTCATGACCAagatgaagatgaggaggaggaggaaggccaGAG GTTTTATGCTGGGGGCTCAGAGAGAAGTGGACAGCAGATTGTTGGCCCTCCCAGGAAGAAAAGTCCCAACGAGCTGGTGGATGATCTCTTTAAAGGTGCCAAAGAGCATGGAGCTGTAGCTGTGGAGCGAGTGACCAAGAGCCCTGGAGAGACCAGTAAACCGAGA GTCCATGTAGTATTGAAACTCTGGAAGAGTGGATTCAGCCTGGATAATGGAGAACTCAGAAGCTACCAAGACCCATCCAATGCCCAATTTCTGGAGTCTATCCGCAGAGG GGAGGTGCCAGCAGAGCTTCGGAGGCTAGCTCATGGTGGACAGGTGAACTTGGATATGGAGGACCATCGGGACGAGGACTTTGTGAAGCCGAAAGGAGCCTTCAAAGCCTTCACTGGCGAGGGTCAGAAACTGGGCAG cacTGCCCCCCAGGTGTTGAGTACCAGCTCTCCAGCCCAACAGGCAGAAAATGAAGCCAAAGCCAGCTCTTCCATCTTAATCGACGAATCAGAGCCTACCACAAACATCCAAATTCGGCTTGCAGACGGCGGGAGGCTGGTGCAGAAATTTAACCACAGCCACAG GATCAGCGACATCCGACTCTTCATCGTGGATGCCCGGCCAGCCATGGCTGCCACCAGCTTTATCCTCATGACTACTTTCCCGAACAAAGAGCTGGCTGATGAGAGCCAGACCCTGAAGGAAGCCAACCTGCTCAATGTTGTCATCGTGCAGCGGTTAACATAA